A genomic window from Haliaeetus albicilla chromosome 10, bHalAlb1.1, whole genome shotgun sequence includes:
- the LOC138687115 gene encoding claw keratin-like: MSCSSLCAPSCGVAAPAPLADTCNEPCVRQCPDSTVVIQPPPSVVTFPGPILSSFPQYSVVGSAGAPGVGGGFGGTFGGRGGFGGLGGYGGSWGYGGYGGYGGYGGYGGYGGYGGCGYGGWGRGHRYLNGNCGPC; encoded by the coding sequence atgtcctgctccagcctgtGCGCCCCTTCCTGCGGGgtggccgccccggccccgctggcTGACACCTGCAACGAGCCCTGCGTGCGGCAGTGCCCCGACTCCACGGTGGTGATCCAGCCCCCGCCCTCGGtggtcaccttccccgggcccatcctcagctccttcccgcaGTACAGCGTTGTTGGCTCGGCGGGAGCCCCCGGAGTTGGAGGGGGCTTTGGTGGCACTTTTGGAGGCCGTGGCGGTTTTGGAGGCCTTGGGGGCTATGGAGGCTCTTGGGGCTATGGAGGCTACGGTGGCTATGGGGGCTACGGAGGCTACGGGGGCTACGGAGGCTATGGGGGTTGCGGATATGGCGGCTGGGGCCGAGGCCACAGGTACCTCAACGGCAACTGTGGGCCTTGCTAA